The Leptolyngbya sp. 'hensonii' genomic sequence CGATTAGTCTGCGGGAGGTCGTGACTTACTGCAATCTCATGGGGTCAACTGATGGACTGACCTTTGAAGCCTTTATTTCCCAGAAACTTGTGCCTAAGTTATGGAAAGGTGCCTGTGTCATCCTGGATAACTGCTCTATTCATCTGGGTGAAGACGTTAGAAATTTGATTGAGGATGCAGGAGCCAAGCTAATTTTCCTACCCCCTTACTCACCAGACTTTTCGCCTATCGAGAATTGCTTTTCAAAGATTAAGA encodes the following:
- a CDS encoding transposase, giving the protein ISLREVVTYCNLMGSTDGLTFEAFISQKLVPKLWKGACVILDNCSIHLGEDVRNLIEDAGAKLIFLPPYSPDFSPIENCFSKIKSILRSIKARSYPELAKAIDEAFSQVSSSDLRNWFSHCCYCASPA